GGGAACGTACGCTGCGCCGACGGTGACCACTGCGTACACGGCTGCGAGTTGGTCGATTCCGCGGTCGAGCGACACGACCACCCGATCGCCAGGTCGCACGCCGTCGGCGACCAGCCTTCCGGCGAGCCGTCGCCGACGAAGGTCGAACTCCGCGTAAGTCAGCTGGGTACCGTCGAACCTCAATGCGACGGCGTCCGGGTTCTCGGCGACCCGGCGTTCGAATCGCTCGAGGAGATTCCTGCCCGCCGAGGAGTAGTCGACTGCCGGCCCGGAACTGTTCCTCTCGAGAGCGGCGACGTCGGCGGGCAGCAGCAAGTCGACCTCGCCGATGCTCGTCTCCGGACATGCGACGGCCCGTTCGAAGAACGCGAGGAAACGATCGACGTGTACGGCCAGTTCCGATTCCGTGTACAGGTGCGGATTGCCGTGCAGATCCACAAAGACCGGGGCAGTCGGGCTCGCTTGATAGAAGTTGACTCGCAGGTCTTCGAGGATTCCTGACGAGAGAATGTGGTACTCGACGTCGGCGCCCGTGATGGCGATCGGTTTGTCGAAGAACACCATGTTGACGATCGGCCCGAACGACGCCGTCGCCGCATCACGCATCCCCGCGTCGAGACGGATGTCCTCGAAGCGATAGCGCTGATGCCTCAAGACACCGGTCAACTCGAGTTGAATCTGTGCGATCAGTTCATGGAGGGAGGCGTCTGCCGCGGCGCTGGCACGAACGGGGAGCATGTTCGACACCATGCCGCTGGCCCGCTTGGTCTTGGCTGTCGAACGTCCGGTCACCGGGACGCTCAGCACAACTTCGTCCGTCCCCGTCATCCGGGCGAGGTAGGCGGAGAAGCCCGCCGTGAGAAGCACCGCAAGCGAACTGGACTGCTCGGCGGCGAGTTCGGCGAGGCGTTGTTGGAAGGTCTCGTTGATCATTCGGCCCGCCACCAGATTGATCGGCGACAGGGGCGCGGTGGCGGCATGCTGGGCCAGCGTGACCCGTTCGGGCAGATCGGCGGCGCGCTCCACCCAGTACGCGCGGTCGCGGTCGCGTCGAGACCCGGTCGAATAGGCGATGTCGTCGTCGACGAGTTCCGCGAGATCAGCGTGGGGTTTCGGCTGGAAATCCTCGCCCGCCACTGACGCGTTGTAGCGCTCGACCATGCGCAGCGTGCTGTTGAGAGCTGCGTAGCCGTCGAGCAGCACGTGATGGCCGCGGAGATACCAGAAGGCACGTCCGTCTTCGATACGGATGAGGACGGACCTGGCCAACGACGTTGTGGCGAGCAACTCCACTGGACGCCGATAGTCGGTGTTCATCCATTCCAGTGCTTCGGCGACCGGGTCCTCGGCCGTGCGCATGTCGAGCACTTCGAGCGTGAAATGCATCGAGTAGTCGACAGTCTGCATCGGCGTTCCGTCGATGTCGACGATACGGGTGTACGCACTCTGGAGTTCACGCGCGGACTCGTCGTGAATTCGGATGAGCAGCTCGATGTCGAGGGAGCGGTCACGATCGCGGATGTCGAGGTACTGGCAGACGTTCACCGAGTAGTCGGGCGACATGTTCTCGGCGAACCACATGCCGCGTTGCGCAGCAGTCAGCGGCAACATCGGGCCGGCGGCCCCGCTGCTCGTCTCACTCATCTGTCCTTCACCTCTCCGCTTGTGCGCCGTCTGCACTGCCTGTGCCCGATCATCTGACCGGACCACCATCGCCTTCTCTCCTGCTCACTCGATCGGAGGACCAGTTCCTCTCCATCCAGCTAATTCCATCGTGACCGTTGCATACCCCGAAACGCTCAGAATCACGCCGCCTCGCCATGTCATCTGTTCGTGGCCGCCTTCCGGTAACCGACAAGTGCCGGATAGAGACTCAATCCAACAAAAAGGGCGGCCCACACCGTGAGTTTGATCAGCGGAGCTGTTATCTCACCACCCGCGGCGAGAGCGCGCATCAACTCGATTCCCGGAGTCATCGGCTGATTCGCAACGATCGGCTGCAGCCACCCGGGGTATCCCTCTACCGGCGAGAATCCGGAATTGAAGAACATCAAGACGCTCATGAACAGCCCCAGGAACTGCACCAATGGCGCACCGGGCGGCGAGTTCACAGCGAGCGCGAGGACAAAGACCGCGTATGCCGCTCCGAAGACGATGGGCACGCAGATCAGTCCGATCGCCGCCACCGGGCCTTGGGTGAACCTGAATCCCATCGCGTATCCGACTGCGAGCAGCACCAGGGTGAGAACGAAGATCCGCACCATCTCGGAGGCCACTCGCGAGGTCAGGTCGGCTGCGCGGTGAATGGGAAGCACGTACAGGCGAGCGAGCAGCCCGGTCGCGCCCTCCTTGTTCAGACGGACCGCCGACACCATCGACCCGCCCATCGCGCCGATGAGAATCATCAGAGGCACCGTGCCGTAGAGACTGTTCTGGCCGGTAGCGTCGCCGACAGCGTCGCCGAGGACCACTTTCATCAACACCATGGAGAGACCGGGAACGATCACGGACTGCAGAACGGTCGGCACGTCTCGCACGTACACGAGCAACTGACGCCAGGTCAGCACCGCACTGTGGGTGAGCCAGGCGCGTACAGAGGACTCTCTCGCCACTGGTTTCGTCTGGACGATCTCGTCGACGGCGGTCATCCGCGGGCCTTCCTGACACCCGCTCGGATCATCAGGACCGCGGCGATCGCAATGCCGACGCACCAGAAGACGGTGGGCGCGGCGACCGACCAGGTGAGGGGATCGGGCGAGTCCGCGACGCGCATCACCTGGACGAACTGCGAGATGGGCTGATTTCGCGCGAACGGTTGGATCCATTCGGGAAACCGCGACTCGGGGACGAAGCCGGTCGATGCCATGCCGAGGATCATCGTGGGGAATCCGAGTATCTGGCTGGTGGCCTCAGGACTGTTGGCCACCAGACCGAGCCCGTCGGACAGCAGTGCCAAGAGCATTCCGATTCCGAGCGTCAGAATGAAGAGCGTCGCCGTGCCGGTGAACCCACCATTGGGACGCCAGCCGATCAGAAGGCACGCGACCACGCCGCAGATCATGGAGACGAGAAGCAACGCGACGTTGGTGACGACTCGCGCGGCGAGAGGCACCCAGCCGGGCATCGGCAACACCCGGAAGCGGGTGTTGATGCCCTGGCTGACGTCGAAAGCCGCCCGCATCGCGGCCGACGTCGCCGCGAAACTCATCGCCTGCAACAGGATGATGGGCATGAGGAACGTGCCGTAGTCCATCCCCGGAGTCGAGTCCATGACCTTGCGCAGAGGCAGATAGAAGCAGAGCGCCAGAAAGGCGGGCGCCACGAAGGCGAAGACGAACTCGCCGTTGCGCAGCACCTTGAGCAGACCACGACTGGTCAGGGTCTGCCACTGTCGAAGAGTTCGCGTGCCGGTCGACAGCGGGACGGAATCGGTGATCGCAGGAGGATCAGCCTGTGCGGTCACTGGGCGTCGCTCCCCCCGACATGCGGATCTCCGGCCGCGCGCTCTGCGGTCAATGCGAGGAACACCTCATCGAGCGAGGGGCGGCGCAGCGCGATGTCGGCGAGCGGGATCTTCGCGGCTTCGGTCCGGCGCATCACCTCGGCGAGAGTCTCCGGGCCGTTGGGTGCGGGCACGGACACTGTCCGCTCGTCGAGGTCGGAGTCGTCGACGTCGGTGGGGCCGATGAGGTCGCGCAGGCGTGCACGGAGGCGCGGAAGGTAGGCGGGGTGCGCCGGTGTCACTTCGCAGTACGCGGCGCCGGTCTCCGCCTTCAGCTCGTCAGACGTGCCCTCGGCGATCACACGCCCCTTGTCGATGACGACGATGTTGTCCGACAACATGTCGGCCTCTTCGAGGTACTGCGTGGTCAGCAGGATGGTGACACCGCTGTCGCGAAGCTGCTCGACGAGCGTCCACACGTCCTGGCGACTCCGCGGGTCGAGACCGGTGGTCGGCTCGTCGAGGAACACCACCTCCGGCGAGGTGACGAGTCCGCAGGCGATGTCGATCCGTCGGCGCATACCACCGGAGTACTGTCCGACTCGGCGTCCGGCCGCCTCGGTCAGTGCGAACTCGTCGAGCAGCTCGTCCGCACGCTCCTGCGCCTTCTTCTTGGTGAGGCCGAGCAGCCTCCCGAAGAGGATCAAGTTCTCTCGCCCGGTCAGTGCTTCGTCGAGCGCAGCGAACTGACCGGTGAGCATGATCGACGAGCGGACACCAGACGGATCGTCGACCACATCGTGGCCCGCCACGGTCGCACTGCCGCCGTCCGGCGGAAGAAGTGTGCACAGCATGTTGACCGTGGTGGTCTTACCGGCGCCGTTCGGCCCGAGGATGGCCACGATGGTGCCTTTGGGCACCTGGAAGCTCACGTCGTGCACCGCGGTGAAGTCACCGAACGACTTCTTGAGGTTCTTGGCGACGATCGCATTCGGCACGTCACGGGGAACATCGAGCGAGGCGGGGTCGATCGACGGGAATGCGACGGTCCGCTCGTTGGCCAGGCGCAGCTCGGCCGCCGACTCGATCGGGGCGGGCGGGGTGGCGGACATGACGTTCCATGCAGCATGCCGTGCCCGACGAGGACGCGCCGGAGCGGGCGGCGCGACGGGGACCACCGGCGTCTGCGGCGTGTAGTCAGCGGGTGCGGACACCGCGGAGTAGGCGAGGTTCGGCGCATCCGCGCGGGAAGCCGCCGACACCGGGGACTCGCCGTCGGTCTCGACCGGAGCAGAGTCGGGGGCGGCGGGCTCACGAGTCGCGAGGTCATCTCGCCAGGCACGCAGCTGTCGCAGGATCGGGTCGTCCTCCGGGACCCACGGCATCGTCTGCTCGAGGGGCCCCGAGTCCGGACGCGGTGCTGCCGAGTGACCGGCCCTGCCGGCCGGACGGCCGCCTGCGTCTGACATCGAGTGATCCCCGTCCTGATGATGATTCGTAGTTCTTATGACCCTAGTAAAGATCCCTATGACTATCGCCAACGACCACGTCAGCGTTTCGCAACCCGCGAAGGCTCACATGCCTCGCCTCCCGGTACAGCCATTGGCCCGTCCTCGCCGGACAACCCTGACCAGGAGCGGATTCCTTGCAGCCCAAACACATTCGCTCACACGACACGCGCGAGAAGCAACACGCCGATATTAGCGTGTGCCCTCTCGGGGTAAGCGTGATCGTCGGCATTGAGATCGCATTGGAGAATATGGACCCACTTGCGCCGGACCTATTGTCGGAAACAGGAGAATCGCCCCTTCCCGTTTGGGAAGGGGCGATTCGTCTCGTCATCGCAGAGGATGAGAGGAGGCTACTTGGCCTTCTCCAGGACCTCGACCAGACGCCAGCGCTTGGTGGCCGACAGCGGGCGGGTCTCCATGATGCGAACGCGGTCGCCGACTCCGGCGGTCTCGTTCTCGTCATGCGCCTTGACCTTGCTGGTCGTGCGGATGATCTTGCCGTAGAGCTTGTGGCTCTTGCGATCTTCCAGCTCGACCGTGATGGTCTTGGTCATCTTGTCACTGACGACGTAGCCGATCCGCTCTTTGCGGCTGGCACGCTCTTCGACGTT
This genomic window from Gordonia sp. PDNC005 contains:
- a CDS encoding ABC transporter permease, with the translated sequence MTAVDEIVQTKPVARESSVRAWLTHSAVLTWRQLLVYVRDVPTVLQSVIVPGLSMVLMKVVLGDAVGDATGQNSLYGTVPLMILIGAMGGSMVSAVRLNKEGATGLLARLYVLPIHRAADLTSRVASEMVRIFVLTLVLLAVGYAMGFRFTQGPVAAIGLICVPIVFGAAYAVFVLALAVNSPPGAPLVQFLGLFMSVLMFFNSGFSPVEGYPGWLQPIVANQPMTPGIELMRALAAGGEITAPLIKLTVWAALFVGLSLYPALVGYRKAATNR
- the rpsQ gene encoding 30S ribosomal protein S17, whose protein sequence is MSEDQNVNVEERASRKERIGYVVSDKMTKTITVELEDRKSHKLYGKIIRTTSKVKAHDENETAGVGDRVRIMETRPLSATKRWRLVEVLEKAK
- a CDS encoding ABC transporter permease, encoding MTAQADPPAITDSVPLSTGTRTLRQWQTLTSRGLLKVLRNGEFVFAFVAPAFLALCFYLPLRKVMDSTPGMDYGTFLMPIILLQAMSFAATSAAMRAAFDVSQGINTRFRVLPMPGWVPLAARVVTNVALLLVSMICGVVACLLIGWRPNGGFTGTATLFILTLGIGMLLALLSDGLGLVANSPEATSQILGFPTMILGMASTGFVPESRFPEWIQPFARNQPISQFVQVMRVADSPDPLTWSVAAPTVFWCVGIAIAAVLMIRAGVRKARG
- a CDS encoding ATP-binding cassette domain-containing protein — encoded protein: MSDAGGRPAGRAGHSAAPRPDSGPLEQTMPWVPEDDPILRQLRAWRDDLATREPAAPDSAPVETDGESPVSAASRADAPNLAYSAVSAPADYTPQTPVVPVAPPAPARPRRARHAAWNVMSATPPAPIESAAELRLANERTVAFPSIDPASLDVPRDVPNAIVAKNLKKSFGDFTAVHDVSFQVPKGTIVAILGPNGAGKTTTVNMLCTLLPPDGGSATVAGHDVVDDPSGVRSSIMLTGQFAALDEALTGRENLILFGRLLGLTKKKAQERADELLDEFALTEAAGRRVGQYSGGMRRRIDIACGLVTSPEVVFLDEPTTGLDPRSRQDVWTLVEQLRDSGVTILLTTQYLEEADMLSDNIVVIDKGRVIAEGTSDELKAETGAAYCEVTPAHPAYLPRLRARLRDLIGPTDVDDSDLDERTVSVPAPNGPETLAEVMRRTEAAKIPLADIALRRPSLDEVFLALTAERAAGDPHVGGSDAQ